A single genomic interval of Pelagerythrobacter marensis harbors:
- a CDS encoding alpha-hydroxy acid oxidase, which yields MRLSDCHNVEDLRQLARRRLPWPVFDYIDGAADDEATKARNTAAFDDVDLVPNVLAGVAQIDTGCTIMGRHSALPLILSPTALQRVFHWQGERAVARAAERFGLWFGISSLATVSIEEIAALVSAPKMFQLYVHKDAGLNASMIARCKAAEFDALALTVDTIVSGKRERCQRSGFTTPPRFTPSAVWSYATRPRWTLDYVLREKFRLPNLDTHVSEGTGKAVSIAEYFNTMLDTAMDWDTAARIRQDWGGTFCLKGVMSAADARRAVEIGADAIMVSNHGGRQLDGSRAPFDQLAEIVDAVGGEIEIICDGGIRRGTHVLKALATGASAASGGRLYLYISTPLPPRGSRGSSAR from the coding sequence ATGCGTCTGTCGGACTGTCACAATGTCGAAGATCTGCGCCAGCTGGCGCGGCGCCGCCTGCCCTGGCCGGTGTTCGACTATATCGACGGGGCGGCCGACGACGAGGCGACCAAGGCGCGCAACACGGCGGCGTTCGACGATGTCGACCTGGTGCCCAACGTGCTCGCCGGCGTGGCGCAGATCGACACCGGCTGCACGATCATGGGACGGCACAGCGCCCTGCCGCTGATCCTCAGCCCGACCGCGCTCCAGCGGGTTTTCCACTGGCAGGGCGAGCGTGCGGTGGCCCGCGCGGCCGAGCGTTTCGGCCTGTGGTTCGGCATCTCCAGCCTCGCCACGGTGAGCATTGAGGAAATCGCAGCGCTCGTTTCCGCACCCAAGATGTTCCAGCTCTACGTCCACAAGGATGCCGGCCTCAACGCTTCGATGATCGCGCGGTGCAAGGCGGCCGAATTCGACGCGCTGGCGCTGACGGTGGACACGATCGTTTCGGGCAAGCGCGAACGCTGCCAGCGCAGCGGCTTCACCACCCCGCCCCGCTTCACCCCATCCGCCGTCTGGTCGTATGCCACGCGGCCGCGCTGGACGCTCGATTACGTGCTGCGCGAAAAGTTTCGCCTGCCCAACCTCGACACGCATGTCAGCGAAGGGACGGGCAAGGCGGTGAGCATTGCCGAATATTTCAACACCATGCTCGACACCGCAATGGACTGGGACACCGCAGCGCGTATCCGGCAGGACTGGGGCGGGACCTTCTGCCTCAAGGGTGTGATGAGCGCGGCCGATGCGCGGCGGGCGGTCGAGATCGGGGCCGACGCGATCATGGTTTCGAACCACGGCGGCCGCCAGCTCGACGGCAGCCGCGCGCCGTTCGACCAGTTGGCGGAGATCGTCGACGCGGTCGGCGGCGAAATCGAGATAATCTGCGACGGCGGCATACGCCGGGGCACGCATGTCCTGAAGGCGCTGGCGACCGGCGCAAGCGCGGCATCGGGCGGGCGGCTCTATCTCTACATCTCTACGCCCTTGCCACCGCGGGGCAGCCGGGGGTCGAGCGCGCGCTGA
- a CDS encoding BlaI/MecI/CopY family transcriptional regulator: MARPDDDRPDRISEAEHAVMEVLWEKNPLTAAEVCAAVCEERDWSLPTVKTLLSRLVTKQAVATRPDGRRFLYSPLLARADYVGGESRRLVDRLFGGRAAPLFAHLAQEEALTEDDLAEIEALLKELRQ, encoded by the coding sequence ATGGCTAGACCCGATGACGACAGGCCCGATCGCATCAGCGAGGCCGAACATGCGGTGATGGAAGTGCTGTGGGAGAAAAACCCGCTGACCGCCGCAGAGGTCTGCGCCGCAGTCTGCGAGGAGCGCGACTGGAGCCTGCCGACAGTCAAGACGCTGCTCTCGCGCCTGGTGACGAAGCAAGCGGTCGCGACCCGGCCCGATGGTCGTCGCTTCCTCTATTCGCCCTTGCTGGCGCGCGCCGATTATGTCGGGGGCGAATCGCGCCGGCTGGTCGATCGACTGTTCGGCGGCCGTGCAGCGCCGCTGTTCGCGCATCTCGCGCAGGAAGAGGCTCTGACCGAGGACGATCTTGCCGAGATCGAGGCTCTGCTGAAGGAGCTGCGGCAATGA
- a CDS encoding M56 family metallopeptidase, protein MSWLIETLVWTAALIALVLLLRRPVARHFGAKAAYGLWLLPFARLLLPPVVLPAWLAPQPEVADSAPPVDEFAYFAFDPSLLPDGSGPVQAASPNIPWVAALLALWLAGVAGFLWLRFSAYHRARRILLADAVPVGEAGRVRLVETVETGAPIAFGVLDKVVALPPGFMAWRDRAARDLALAHELAHHRGHDLLANFAAQFLFALHWFNPLAYLGWQAMRRDQEAACDARVIETRDRQARAEYGRVIASFAAGPRVALAAPMACPVLGDKSIIHRLRSLTMNDITRRRRMAGRAILAAGLLALPLTATVSYAESMEVPAPPPAPPEAPRAPEPPVPPAVPLAPDAPPVPPAPPVPQPSEDARRIKVERIDIDDDDPRSAHVRRIERDTAWTTAEQARLKAKLGRDMSAMSEADRAEFAADMARLEADLRELDGLDRRIEREVRLALANAPKVIEGCRGDEIVHQSRESGREVIRICTARINAEARAGLRQARAEVARDQALSAEVRARALQSIDEAIARTPR, encoded by the coding sequence ATGAGCTGGCTGATCGAAACGCTCGTATGGACCGCGGCACTCATCGCGCTGGTCCTGTTGTTGCGGCGGCCGGTGGCCCGCCATTTCGGCGCGAAAGCCGCCTATGGCCTGTGGCTGCTCCCCTTTGCGCGGCTCCTGCTGCCGCCGGTGGTCCTGCCGGCCTGGCTCGCGCCGCAGCCGGAGGTGGCCGACAGTGCCCCGCCGGTCGATGAATTCGCGTACTTCGCTTTCGACCCCTCACTCCTGCCGGACGGGAGCGGCCCGGTGCAGGCAGCGTCGCCGAACATCCCCTGGGTGGCGGCGCTGCTTGCACTGTGGCTGGCCGGGGTGGCGGGATTCCTGTGGCTGCGGTTTTCCGCCTATCATCGCGCCCGCCGCATCCTGCTCGCCGATGCCGTGCCGGTGGGGGAAGCAGGCCGGGTCCGCCTGGTCGAAACGGTCGAGACCGGGGCGCCCATCGCGTTCGGCGTGCTCGACAAGGTGGTCGCGCTCCCGCCCGGCTTCATGGCCTGGCGCGACCGTGCCGCGCGCGATCTGGCGCTGGCGCACGAACTGGCACATCACCGCGGCCACGATCTGCTCGCCAATTTCGCGGCTCAGTTCCTCTTCGCGCTGCATTGGTTCAACCCGCTCGCCTATCTCGGCTGGCAGGCCATGCGCCGGGATCAGGAGGCGGCGTGCGATGCGCGGGTGATCGAGACACGTGATCGGCAGGCGCGCGCCGAATATGGGCGGGTGATCGCCAGCTTCGCCGCCGGACCGCGTGTGGCGCTCGCCGCGCCGATGGCCTGCCCGGTGCTGGGGGACAAGTCGATAATTCACCGCCTGAGGAGCCTGACGATGAACGATATCACCCGGCGCCGCCGGATGGCCGGTCGCGCTATCCTGGCAGCCGGCCTGCTGGCCCTGCCGCTGACCGCGACCGTGTCCTATGCCGAGAGCATGGAAGTGCCAGCGCCGCCGCCCGCACCCCCGGAGGCTCCCCGGGCGCCGGAACCCCCTGTGCCCCCCGCCGTTCCGCTTGCGCCCGACGCACCGCCTGTGCCGCCTGCGCCGCCGGTGCCGCAGCCGAGCGAAGATGCGCGCCGGATCAAGGTCGAACGGATCGACATCGACGATGACGACCCTCGCTCGGCTCACGTCCGCCGGATCGAACGCGACACGGCGTGGACGACAGCGGAACAGGCGCGCCTGAAGGCGAAGCTGGGTCGCGACATGTCGGCCATGTCGGAAGCCGATCGGGCGGAGTTCGCGGCGGACATGGCGCGGCTCGAAGCCGACTTGCGTGAACTCGACGGTCTCGATCGGCGGATCGAGCGGGAAGTGCGGCTGGCGCTGGCGAACGCGCCGAAAGTGATCGAGGGATGCCGTGGCGACGAGATCGTCCACCAAAGTCGCGAGAGCGGCCGCGAGGTTATCCGCATCTGTACCGCACGGATCAATGCCGAGGCTCGCGCCGGGTTGCGTCAGGCGCGGGCCGAAGTCGCCCGCGACCAAGCGCTTTCGGCGGAAGTCCGCGCGCGCGCCCTGCAGTCGATCGACGAGGCCATTGCCCGAACGCCCCGGTAG
- the ypfJ gene encoding KPN_02809 family neutral zinc metallopeptidase: MRLKRFDPGNIRVRQGGTGGGFPGGGGGKLGCGSLVVVVIAALVFGVDPGQMLGTLDSVQQTAPNGQQQAGLSETEVCQQNAYALEACNALDSLNRTWQPEFARAGIAFQDPVLEFYQGGTPSGCGAASSASGPFYCPADQGIYIDTSFYDTLSGQLGAGGDFARYYVMAHEYGHHIQNLTGLAAQVRSAQAQNPGSANRLQVLMELQADCYAGVWAGKNRNLIEPGDMEEGLRAASAIGDDTLQRRAGQQANPESFTHGSSTQRMDALRRGMESGDDTVCDAYFQTR, encoded by the coding sequence ATGCGGCTCAAACGGTTCGATCCAGGCAATATCCGCGTCCGGCAGGGCGGCACCGGCGGGGGTTTTCCGGGTGGCGGCGGAGGCAAGCTGGGTTGCGGATCGCTGGTCGTCGTCGTGATCGCGGCGCTCGTGTTCGGCGTCGACCCCGGGCAGATGCTGGGCACGCTCGACAGCGTGCAGCAAACCGCGCCGAACGGCCAGCAGCAGGCCGGGCTTTCGGAAACCGAAGTCTGCCAACAGAACGCCTATGCGCTCGAAGCGTGCAACGCGCTCGATTCGCTCAATCGCACCTGGCAACCCGAATTCGCGCGTGCCGGAATCGCGTTTCAAGACCCTGTGCTGGAATTCTACCAGGGCGGCACGCCGTCCGGCTGCGGCGCGGCCTCGAGCGCCAGCGGCCCGTTCTACTGCCCGGCGGACCAGGGAATCTATATCGATACGAGCTTCTACGACACGCTCTCCGGGCAATTGGGAGCCGGAGGCGACTTCGCGCGCTATTACGTCATGGCGCACGAATACGGTCATCATATCCAGAACCTCACCGGCCTGGCCGCGCAGGTCCGCAGCGCCCAGGCGCAGAATCCGGGCAGCGCGAACCGGTTGCAGGTCCTGATGGAATTGCAGGCCGATTGCTACGCCGGTGTGTGGGCGGGCAAGAACCGCAATCTGATCGAACCCGGCGACATGGAGGAAGGGCTTCGCGCAGCCAGCGCCATCGGCGACGACACGCTGCAGCGGCGCGCGGGACAACAGGCCAATCCGGAAAGTTTCACACACGGATCGAGCACGCAGCGCATGGATGCGCTGCGCCGGGGCATGGAGAGTGGCGATGACACGGTTTGCGATGCCTATTTCCAAACGCGCTAG
- a CDS encoding 3-hydroxybutyrate dehydrogenase yields MFLTGKRALITGSTSGIGLAIARALSGEGAQVVLNGFGDEDEIASLCDELGAEHVGADLTTAEGCEALMDAAGPVDILVNNAGMQHVAPVEEFPVERWDAIVALNLSAAFHTVRRAVPHMKAQGWGRIINTASAHSKTASPFKSAYNATKHGLDGFTKTVALELAQSGVTANCISPGYAWTPLVENQIPDTMKARGLTREQVINDVLLAKQPTKRFVQPEELGALAVFLCREEASNVTGANWSVDGGWTAE; encoded by the coding sequence ATGTTCCTCACCGGCAAGCGGGCTCTGATTACCGGATCGACATCGGGCATCGGGCTCGCCATCGCGCGTGCGCTCTCGGGCGAAGGGGCGCAGGTCGTGCTCAACGGCTTTGGCGACGAGGACGAAATTGCGTCGTTGTGCGATGAGCTGGGGGCCGAACACGTCGGTGCCGACCTGACCACTGCCGAAGGATGCGAGGCGCTGATGGACGCAGCCGGTCCGGTGGACATACTGGTCAACAATGCCGGAATGCAGCACGTCGCCCCGGTGGAGGAATTTCCGGTCGAGCGGTGGGACGCGATCGTCGCGCTCAATCTCTCGGCCGCGTTCCACACCGTCCGCCGCGCGGTGCCTCATATGAAGGCGCAGGGGTGGGGACGGATCATCAACACCGCCAGCGCCCATTCCAAGACCGCTTCGCCTTTCAAGAGCGCCTACAACGCTACCAAGCACGGCCTGGACGGGTTCACCAAGACCGTCGCCCTCGAACTGGCGCAGAGCGGGGTCACGGCCAACTGCATCAGCCCCGGCTATGCCTGGACGCCGCTGGTCGAGAACCAGATTCCCGACACGATGAAGGCCCGGGGTCTGACGCGCGAGCAGGTGATCAACGACGTGTTGCTCGCCAAGCAGCCGACCAAGCGTTTCGTGCAGCCCGAGGAACTCGGGGCCCTGGCAGTGTTTCTTTGCCGTGAGGAGGCGAGCAACGTTACCGGCGCCAACTGGAGCGTCGATGGCGGCTGGACCGCCGAGTAG
- a CDS encoding M28 family peptidase — translation MATGAHAARRALAVVCALVAASCAPARIAPTPADALNAIESELAADIAVLAGDEFEGRRPGTPGEAKTLRHLSQTWQAAGLESGTNDPANPWFAPVALQLNTPDRSVAHFYRGGREIAVPEGAVHLYTSGRRSLLERSPVVFVGRAGEALDQSELAGRVALMLWDHPRKIEQHDALLEKGAAAVLAVVPDDAELRELTDRRSKGSYRLLHDEDGARLDGLISAAGARALLGADRFAALSAAAALPGFRPRPLDLEARLEATSLQAEVRTHNLIARLPGRRPDAGAVLLLAHWDHFGHCAEGDQPVAICNGAVDNASGLALLSAVARRLAGQPAQLDRDVYFLATTAEEWGLLGARAFARDPALPLDTIVAAFNVDTVAIAPRGGPVAIVGHAMTALDDDVARIIAATGRKAGDHAYANRYLRRQDGWALLQHDVPALAVSAAFADREALETFMRERYHRAGDVADDRLELGGAAEDVLLHVALVRHFASIESYPAPAR, via the coding sequence ATGGCGACGGGGGCACATGCGGCACGCCGGGCGCTGGCAGTTGTTTGCGCGCTCGTCGCCGCGAGCTGCGCCCCTGCGCGTATTGCGCCGACACCCGCCGATGCGCTGAACGCGATCGAAAGCGAGCTTGCCGCCGACATCGCCGTGCTGGCCGGCGATGAGTTCGAAGGGCGCCGGCCGGGTACGCCGGGCGAGGCGAAGACGTTGCGCCATCTTTCGCAGACCTGGCAGGCCGCCGGCCTCGAATCGGGTACCAACGACCCCGCCAATCCCTGGTTCGCTCCGGTCGCGCTGCAGCTCAATACGCCCGACCGGTCGGTTGCGCATTTCTATCGCGGGGGGCGCGAAATCGCGGTGCCCGAAGGTGCGGTGCACCTCTACACCTCCGGCCGTCGTTCGCTTCTCGAACGCAGTCCCGTCGTGTTCGTGGGCCGGGCCGGGGAGGCGCTCGACCAGTCGGAGCTGGCCGGTCGCGTCGCGTTGATGCTGTGGGATCACCCGCGCAAGATCGAACAGCACGACGCGTTGCTGGAAAAAGGGGCGGCGGCGGTGCTGGCGGTCGTGCCCGACGATGCCGAGTTGCGCGAACTGACCGACCGCCGCAGCAAGGGTTCCTATCGCCTGCTGCATGACGAGGACGGTGCCAGGCTGGATGGGCTGATATCGGCGGCGGGTGCGCGCGCGCTGCTGGGGGCGGATCGTTTCGCGGCGCTTTCCGCCGCGGCCGCGCTTCCCGGCTTCCGCCCGCGGCCGCTCGATCTCGAAGCCCGGCTGGAGGCGACGTCGCTCCAGGCAGAGGTGCGCACGCACAACCTGATCGCCCGCCTGCCGGGCAGGCGCCCCGATGCGGGCGCGGTCCTGCTGCTCGCCCACTGGGACCATTTCGGGCACTGCGCCGAAGGCGATCAGCCGGTCGCGATCTGCAACGGTGCCGTGGACAATGCCAGCGGGCTCGCCCTTCTGAGCGCGGTCGCGCGGCGGCTTGCCGGGCAGCCGGCGCAGCTCGACCGCGATGTCTACTTCCTCGCCACCACGGCCGAAGAATGGGGCCTGCTGGGCGCGCGAGCGTTCGCGCGCGATCCGGCGCTGCCGCTCGATACCATCGTGGCCGCGTTCAATGTCGATACCGTGGCGATCGCTCCGCGCGGCGGGCCGGTCGCCATCGTCGGCCATGCGATGACGGCTCTCGACGACGATGTCGCGCGGATCATCGCCGCGACCGGGCGCAAGGCGGGCGATCACGCATACGCCAACCGCTATCTTCGGCGGCAGGACGGCTGGGCGCTGCTCCAGCACGATGTACCCGCCCTGGCCGTTTCCGCCGCCTTTGCCGATCGCGAGGCGCTGGAGACTTTCATGCGCGAGCGATATCACCGCGCGGGGGACGTGGCCGACGACCGCCTCGAACTGGGCGGCGCAGCGGAAGACGTTCTGCTGCACGTGGCATTGGTGCGCCATTTCGCCAGTATCGAGAGTTATCCCGCCCCTGCGCGTTGA
- the guaB gene encoding IMP dehydrogenase yields the protein MDIPLGLTFDDVLLRPGESDILPSMADTRTQLTRQIALNIPVLSAAMDTVTEADMAIVMAQLGGIGVLHRNLTIEQQCTAVRAVKRFESGMVVNPITISPDATLGDAQALMQQHRISGIPVTDRGGKLVGILTNRDVRFAENLAQPVRELMTTDNLATVPLGTGQDEARRLLHQRRIEKLLVVDDDYRCIGLITVKDIEKAVNYPHATKDAAGRLRVAAASTVGDNGLERTKALVEAEVDVVIIDTAHGHNKDVARAVERAKALSNSVQIVAGNVATAEATRALIDAGADAIKVGIGPGSICTTRIVAGVGVPQLTAIMDCAEEAAKSGVPVIADGGLRTSGDAAKALAAGASTVMVGSMLAGTAESPGETFLYQGRSYKAYRGMGSVGAMSRGSADRYFQQDVSAMKLVPEGIEGQVPFKGPAADVIHQLVGGVKAAMGYTGSATIDDLRTRARFVRITNAGLSESHVHDVAITREAPNYPTR from the coding sequence ATCGACATCCCCCTCGGCCTGACGTTCGACGACGTTCTGTTGCGGCCGGGCGAAAGCGACATTCTGCCTTCGATGGCGGATACGCGCACGCAGCTGACCCGCCAGATCGCGCTGAACATTCCGGTTCTTTCGGCCGCTATGGACACGGTGACCGAAGCCGACATGGCGATCGTCATGGCGCAACTGGGCGGGATCGGCGTGCTCCACCGCAATCTGACGATCGAGCAGCAGTGCACGGCGGTGCGTGCGGTCAAGCGGTTCGAAAGCGGCATGGTGGTCAATCCTATCACCATCTCGCCCGATGCGACGCTGGGCGATGCACAGGCGCTGATGCAGCAACATCGCATCAGCGGCATTCCCGTGACCGACCGCGGGGGCAAGCTGGTCGGCATTCTGACCAACCGCGACGTGCGCTTCGCCGAGAACCTGGCGCAGCCGGTGCGCGAACTGATGACGACCGACAATCTCGCCACCGTGCCGCTGGGCACCGGGCAGGACGAGGCGCGCCGCCTGCTGCACCAGCGGCGGATCGAGAAGCTGCTGGTGGTCGACGACGATTACCGCTGCATCGGGCTGATCACGGTCAAGGACATCGAGAAGGCGGTCAACTATCCGCACGCGACCAAGGATGCCGCCGGCAGGTTGCGCGTCGCGGCCGCCTCTACCGTGGGCGACAATGGACTGGAACGCACGAAGGCGCTGGTCGAGGCGGAAGTGGACGTCGTCATCATCGACACGGCGCACGGGCACAACAAGGATGTGGCGCGGGCGGTCGAACGGGCGAAGGCCCTGTCGAACTCGGTCCAGATCGTCGCCGGCAATGTCGCCACCGCGGAAGCGACGCGGGCGCTGATCGACGCAGGCGCCGATGCGATCAAGGTCGGGATCGGGCCGGGCTCTATCTGCACCACGCGCATCGTCGCCGGTGTCGGTGTGCCCCAGCTGACCGCGATCATGGACTGTGCGGAAGAAGCCGCGAAATCCGGCGTGCCGGTAATCGCCGACGGCGGCTTGCGGACCAGCGGCGACGCGGCCAAGGCGCTTGCCGCCGGTGCATCGACCGTAATGGTCGGCTCCATGCTCGCCGGAACGGCGGAAAGCCCGGGCGAGACGTTCCTTTACCAGGGGCGCAGCTACAAGGCCTACCGCGGCATGGGCAGCGTCGGTGCAATGTCGCGCGGCAGTGCGGACCGCTATTTCCAGCAGGACGTTTCGGCGATGAAGCTCGTGCCTGAAGGGATCGAGGGCCAGGTTCCGTTCAAGGGGCCGGCGGCCGACGTGATCCACCAGCTTGTCGGCGGGGTGAAAGCCGCAATGGGCTATACCGGCAGCGCGACGATCGACGACTTGCGCACGCGCGCGCGCTTCGTTCGCATCACCAATGCAGGGTTGAGCGAGAGCCACGTCCACGATGTGGCCATCACGCGCGAGGCGCCCAACTATCCCACGCGATGA
- a CDS encoding RsmB/NOP family class I SAM-dependent RNA methyltransferase codes for MTPAARVQAAIELLDAIVAGAQGRGAPADRLVADYFRQRRYAGSKDRRAVRDLVYRAIRACGPVPASGRAAMVRLAREDASLLPLFDGSRHGPRPIAAEETVAEPGLAPDWLVDALAASGIAGAEAAALLDRAPLDLRVNTLKAERENLDLPAPGEPLAAPDALRFPAGTSVDQWPAYREGLVEIQDHGSQLACLAVGARPGETVIDLCAGAGGKTLALAAAMGNRGVLVASDTDRGRLSKLDPRAARAGAGMIESVLLDPGRELEALERFRGKADAVLVDAPCSGTGTWRRNPEARWRLDPVHLARFAETQDRLLDLAAQLVRPGGRLIYVTCSLLDAEGADRIARFLADRRDWRGDDVSLPLGRVRGDGTRLTPAHDGTDGFFIARATLAC; via the coding sequence GTGACCCCCGCCGCGCGTGTCCAGGCGGCCATCGAACTGCTCGACGCGATCGTCGCCGGCGCGCAGGGCCGCGGTGCGCCGGCCGACCGCCTTGTCGCGGACTATTTTCGCCAGCGGCGCTATGCGGGCAGCAAGGACCGGCGCGCGGTTCGCGACCTGGTCTATCGCGCGATCCGTGCTTGCGGCCCGGTTCCCGCGAGCGGGCGGGCCGCGATGGTACGGCTCGCGCGCGAAGATGCTTCGCTGTTGCCGCTGTTCGACGGTTCCCGGCACGGTCCCCGGCCGATTGCTGCAGAGGAGACCGTGGCCGAACCCGGCCTGGCCCCCGACTGGCTTGTCGATGCTCTCGCAGCCTCGGGCATCGCAGGGGCGGAGGCGGCGGCGCTGCTCGATCGCGCGCCTCTCGACCTGAGGGTCAATACCCTGAAGGCCGAGCGCGAAAACCTCGATTTGCCCGCGCCGGGCGAGCCGCTCGCCGCGCCTGACGCCTTGCGGTTCCCGGCCGGAACATCGGTCGACCAGTGGCCGGCCTATCGCGAGGGCCTGGTGGAAATCCAGGATCACGGCAGCCAGCTTGCCTGCCTTGCCGTCGGTGCCCGGCCGGGCGAGACGGTGATCGATCTGTGTGCCGGCGCAGGCGGCAAAACCCTCGCGCTTGCCGCGGCGATGGGCAATCGGGGCGTTCTGGTGGCCAGCGATACCGACCGCGGGCGGCTGTCCAAGCTCGACCCCCGCGCCGCGCGGGCGGGTGCCGGAATGATCGAGAGCGTCCTGCTCGATCCCGGGCGCGAGTTGGAAGCGCTCGAGCGATTTCGGGGCAAGGCCGATGCGGTGCTGGTCGATGCGCCCTGCTCGGGCACCGGCACATGGCGGCGCAACCCGGAAGCGCGCTGGCGCCTCGATCCGGTGCATCTGGCGCGGTTTGCGGAAACGCAGGATCGCCTGCTCGACCTTGCCGCGCAGCTCGTGCGTCCCGGTGGCCGGTTGATCTATGTGACCTGTTCGCTGCTCGATGCCGAAGGCGCCGACCGCATCGCTCGCTTTCTTGCCGATCGTCGCGACTGGCGCGGGGACGACGTATCCCTGCCGCTCGGCCGGGTTCGGGGGGACGGCACCCGCCTGACCCCCGCCCACGACGGCACCGACGGATTTTTCATCGCGCGCGCCACACTGGCGTGTTAA
- a CDS encoding tetratricopeptide repeat protein — protein sequence MRFAPAAAALMLVAAITASVGQGAEREADPRAAALMAEGRAALEVQEPQRAIDAFEAALAVDPGYTAIYLELARAARAEGLQGKAIHYYREALARDPGNLAAITGEGEALVEKGAVEKAKANLAKLKSMCGERCAEAQKLASAIERGPSAPVLTAEAVMPEAQVTQTN from the coding sequence ATGCGTTTTGCCCCTGCCGCCGCCGCTCTTATGCTGGTCGCCGCGATCACCGCGAGCGTCGGGCAAGGGGCCGAGCGCGAGGCCGATCCGCGTGCTGCGGCGCTGATGGCCGAAGGGCGAGCAGCGCTGGAGGTGCAGGAACCGCAGCGGGCGATCGACGCCTTCGAGGCGGCACTGGCGGTGGACCCCGGTTATACCGCCATTTACCTCGAACTGGCCCGCGCCGCTCGCGCCGAAGGGTTGCAGGGCAAGGCAATCCATTATTACCGGGAGGCGCTGGCGCGCGATCCGGGCAATCTTGCCGCGATCACCGGCGAGGGCGAAGCACTGGTCGAGAAGGGCGCGGTGGAAAAGGCGAAAGCCAATCTGGCCAAGCTCAAGAGCATGTGCGGCGAACGTTGTGCCGAGGCGCAAAAGCTCGCCTCCGCGATCGAACGCGGACCGAGTGCGCCGGTGCTGACCGCCGAAGCCGTCATGCCCGAAGCGCAGGTGACACAGACCAATTAG
- a CDS encoding RNA pyrophosphohydrolase: MEELGYRPCVGVMLVNAEGRAFVGRRIDNKEGDWWQMPQGGVDEGEDLREAAMRELAEETGVRPEHVSILKQMDEPLRYDLPEELMGKLWGGRYRGQEQVWFLARFSGTDADIDLDAHDPPEFCDWKWVDPEQLPELIVPFKKRVYRTVLEAFRELV, encoded by the coding sequence ATGGAAGAACTGGGTTATCGCCCCTGCGTGGGGGTCATGCTGGTCAACGCCGAAGGTCGCGCCTTCGTCGGCCGGAGGATCGACAACAAGGAAGGCGACTGGTGGCAAATGCCCCAGGGCGGCGTGGACGAAGGGGAGGACCTGCGCGAGGCCGCAATGCGCGAGCTGGCCGAGGAAACCGGCGTGCGGCCCGAACATGTTTCCATTCTCAAGCAGATGGACGAGCCGCTTCGTTACGACCTGCCCGAAGAGCTGATGGGCAAGCTGTGGGGCGGCCGGTATCGCGGGCAGGAACAGGTCTGGTTCCTCGCGCGCTTTTCCGGCACCGATGCCGACATCGACCTCGACGCGCACGACCCGCCCGAATTCTGCGACTGGAAATGGGTCGACCCCGAACAGCTCCCCGAGCTGATCGTGCCGTTCAAGAAGCGCGTCTATCGCACCGTGCTCGAGGCTTTCCGCGAGCTGGTATGA
- a CDS encoding alpha/beta hydrolase, with the protein MAKADHYVRDDVRAFLDMLEQLGRPGVEELPVEEGREGMRAMGLLAEAEPRKLPVVRDLSCPGPGGEIPLRFYDTRESREPGPCVMFIHGGGFVIGDIEVYHALCTEICHQLDLPVVSVDYRLAPEHPFPAAPDDCEAVARWIATSPAELEREFTGLVITGDSAGGNLTIVTTNQLGTEPADVPVIVQAPIYPVADDPAQHRSFFDFSDGFLLTGAAMAWFTAQYAADPDDKRNMPMIGDCSNTPPTVICTAGLDPLRDSGRNYAAHLIGLGIDVTYLEFAGNIHGFTTLRKAIPSGQKDLESFIAAIKLMLTRRTT; encoded by the coding sequence ATGGCCAAAGCCGATCACTACGTACGCGACGACGTGCGTGCATTTCTCGACATGCTCGAACAACTGGGCCGCCCGGGCGTCGAAGAATTGCCGGTCGAGGAAGGGCGCGAGGGGATGCGCGCGATGGGCCTTCTGGCCGAAGCCGAACCGCGCAAGCTGCCGGTGGTGCGCGACCTCTCCTGTCCCGGCCCCGGCGGCGAGATTCCGCTGCGCTTCTACGACACGCGCGAATCGCGCGAACCCGGCCCTTGCGTCATGTTCATCCACGGCGGCGGGTTCGTGATCGGCGATATCGAAGTGTACCACGCGCTGTGCACGGAAATCTGCCACCAGCTCGACCTGCCGGTCGTTTCGGTCGACTATCGCCTGGCCCCCGAACACCCCTTCCCCGCCGCGCCCGACGATTGCGAGGCGGTGGCGCGCTGGATAGCGACCAGTCCGGCCGAGCTGGAACGCGAATTCACCGGCCTCGTCATCACCGGCGACAGTGCGGGCGGCAACCTGACCATCGTCACCACCAACCAGCTCGGCACCGAACCTGCCGACGTGCCGGTGATCGTGCAGGCGCCGATCTACCCGGTGGCGGACGATCCTGCGCAGCATCGCAGCTTCTTCGACTTTTCCGACGGCTTCCTGCTGACCGGGGCGGCGATGGCGTGGTTCACCGCGCAATATGCCGCCGATCCCGACGACAAGCGCAACATGCCGATGATCGGCGACTGTTCGAACACCCCGCCCACTGTGATTTGCACCGCCGGGCTCGACCCGCTGCGCGATTCGGGCCGCAACTATGCCGCGCACCTGATCGGGCTGGGGATCGACGTCACTTATCTGGAGTTCGCCGGGAACATTCACGGCTTCACGACATTGCGCAAGGCGATCCCGAGCGGGCAGAAAGATCTGGAATCTTTTATCGCCGCAATCAAACTGATGCTGACTCGGCGAACGACCTGA